A single region of the Chitinophaga niabensis genome encodes:
- a CDS encoding efflux RND transporter periplasmic adaptor subunit, which translates to MRNKTLRIVLLILILAVAGFFVYKMTAKSEPRESAGPSKPAAGRGAGRPILADAYVVKPVLLDQAIEASGTLQSNEEVELKPEITGRITNIYFKEGTTVSKGALLIKIYDGDIVAQIRKLELQRELSKTTLARQQQLLKINGISQQDVDVTSNQVSAYGADIEYNRAQLQKTEIRAPFSGTLGLRNVSEGAIVGPTTIMTTLQQLNPLKIDFAAPEKYRNSINKGEPVTFTVTGDTQKYKGSIYAIDPKIDLATRSVMIRALVPNPTGKLFPGSFAKTSLRLKDNPNAIMIPSQAVIPGTRNKTVIVADSGRAKIVVVETGFRNESSVEILSGLQIGDTVITSGILQLKPGSSLKYNKVQ; encoded by the coding sequence ATGCGCAATAAGACCTTAAGAATCGTTCTATTAATCCTTATTCTGGCGGTAGCCGGCTTTTTCGTCTACAAAATGACCGCTAAGAGTGAACCCAGGGAATCCGCTGGACCATCCAAACCAGCAGCAGGTCGCGGTGCAGGAAGACCCATACTCGCAGATGCTTATGTAGTTAAACCCGTTCTGCTGGACCAGGCTATTGAAGCCAGCGGTACCCTTCAGAGTAATGAGGAAGTGGAGTTGAAACCGGAAATTACCGGCAGGATCACGAATATCTATTTTAAAGAAGGCACCACCGTTAGCAAAGGCGCCCTCCTTATTAAGATATATGACGGAGATATTGTTGCACAGATCCGTAAACTGGAATTACAGCGCGAATTGTCCAAAACCACCCTTGCCCGTCAGCAACAGCTGTTAAAGATCAATGGTATCAGCCAGCAGGATGTGGATGTTACCAGTAACCAGGTGAGTGCTTACGGTGCAGATATTGAATATAATAGGGCACAACTGCAGAAAACAGAGATCCGCGCTCCCTTTAGCGGAACGCTGGGTTTAAGGAATGTGAGTGAAGGCGCCATTGTGGGGCCAACTACCATTATGACCACCCTGCAACAGCTGAATCCTTTAAAGATAGATTTTGCCGCACCTGAAAAATACCGCAACTCCATCAACAAAGGGGAGCCGGTAACTTTCACCGTAACAGGTGATACACAAAAATATAAAGGCTCTATCTATGCCATCGATCCCAAGATCGACCTGGCCACCCGCAGCGTAATGATCCGTGCCCTGGTACCCAACCCAACCGGCAAACTGTTTCCCGGTTCTTTTGCTAAAACCTCCCTCCGTTTAAAAGATAATCCAAATGCGATCATGATCCCCTCACAGGCAGTGATCCCGGGTACCCGTAATAAAACGGTGATCGTGGCAGATAGCGGAAGGGCTAAAATAGTGGTCGTAGAAACCGGTTTCCGGAATGAAAGTAGTGTGGAAATATTAAGTGGATTGCAGATAGGCGATACAGTTATCACAAGTGGCATCCTTCAATTAAAACCCGGTTCTTCTCTTAAGTACAATAAGGTACAGTAG
- a CDS encoding efflux RND transporter permease subunit: MSLPSLSLKRPVLAIVMNIIIVIFGLVGYTFLGVRDFPAIDPPVVNVRTSYGGANSDIIETQITETLEKAINGVAGIKNISSLSSQGTSNITVEFELGEDLEAATNDVRDKVSQAQRNLPPDLEAPPVVSKADANSDNIISMTVQSNTRNQLEITEYATNVLLEKLQTIPGVSSIQIMGEKKYAMRIWMDPSRLSAYGLTPGDVQNALTRENVELPSGKIAGNSTELTVRTFGRLDTEEEFNALIIKNVNGAEVRLRDIGQAVLGPENEETQLKESGIPQIALGLIPQPGANYVAIANEFYKRYEHLKKEIPDDFSLNIGIDNTAFIKKSIHEVQETLIIALVLVILIVYLFFRDWLMALRPILDIPVSLIGAFFIMYICGFTINILTLLAIVLATGLVVDDGIVVTENIYKKIEAGLPRMRAAKEGSEEIFFAVIATSITLAFVFLPIIFLQGFVGSLFREFGIVVAGAVLISAFVSLTLTPVLNVKLAHKTHKHSWFYEKTEPFFRWMETSYQKSLTAFMKIKAMAVVIILICLGMIYWLFNTLQSELAPMEDRNSFRLSVTAPEGTSYDAMDKYVNSLVQFLLDSIPEKQIILSVTAPGFSGAGSVNTAFIFVTLPEPKDRSRSQKQIVEMVNRNMYRFPQGRVFAIEQQTIQVGRRGGLPVSFVLQNVNFDKLASVIPRFMDEANSNPTFQSVDVDLKFNKPELRIQINRPKASELGVSVEDISSTLQLALSNRRFGYFIRNGKQYQVMGQVFRDDRDDPVDLQSIYVRNSRGEPIQLDNLVTISEETSPPIIYHFNRMKSATISAGLAPGKTIGDGIAAMNSIYDKLEKEKLIDESFATALSGSSRDYAESGSNTMFALVLALILIYLVLAAQFESWVDPFIIMLTVPLAFAGALLSLWLFGQTWNIFSQIGVIMLIGLVTKNGILIVEFANHMRDSGKEKAASAIEGSVMRLRPILMTSLAMALGALPIAMSLGAAATSRIPLGIVIVGGIMFSLVLTLYVIPAMYTFLSRRKKNVEYEEALLQENPEAAAATAHA, translated from the coding sequence ATGAGCTTACCTTCTTTATCGCTCAAGCGGCCGGTACTGGCAATTGTGATGAACATCATTATTGTGATCTTCGGCCTTGTGGGTTATACTTTCCTGGGGGTGCGGGACTTCCCGGCCATTGACCCTCCGGTTGTGAATGTGCGTACTTCTTATGGTGGCGCCAACTCAGATATTATTGAAACACAGATCACGGAAACACTGGAGAAAGCCATCAATGGTGTTGCCGGGATCAAAAACATCTCTTCCCTCAGCAGCCAGGGTACCAGCAATATCACGGTGGAATTTGAACTGGGAGAAGACCTTGAAGCAGCAACGAACGATGTGCGGGATAAAGTGTCCCAGGCGCAACGGAACCTTCCGCCGGACCTGGAAGCACCACCTGTAGTGTCTAAAGCTGATGCCAATTCGGACAACATCATTTCCATGACGGTGCAGAGCAATACCCGTAATCAGCTGGAGATTACAGAATATGCTACCAACGTACTCCTGGAAAAATTACAAACGATCCCGGGGGTAAGCTCTATCCAGATCATGGGTGAAAAGAAATATGCCATGCGCATATGGATGGACCCTTCCCGTTTATCAGCATATGGCCTCACACCGGGAGATGTACAGAATGCCCTTACAAGAGAGAACGTGGAATTACCTTCCGGTAAAATTGCCGGTAACTCCACAGAATTAACTGTGCGAACCTTCGGACGGCTGGATACGGAAGAGGAATTCAATGCACTGATCATTAAGAATGTGAACGGCGCCGAAGTGAGGCTCCGGGATATAGGACAGGCTGTATTAGGACCGGAGAATGAAGAAACACAGCTCAAGGAATCCGGTATTCCACAGATCGCATTGGGATTAATACCACAACCAGGCGCCAACTATGTGGCCATTGCCAATGAATTCTACAAACGATACGAACATCTTAAAAAAGAAATACCAGACGATTTCAGTCTCAATATCGGGATAGATAATACAGCCTTCATTAAAAAGAGTATCCACGAAGTACAGGAAACACTCATCATTGCATTGGTGCTGGTGATCCTGATCGTATACCTCTTCTTCCGTGACTGGCTGATGGCTTTGCGGCCTATCCTGGATATCCCCGTATCATTGATCGGGGCATTCTTCATCATGTACATCTGCGGCTTCACCATCAACATCCTTACCCTGCTGGCCATTGTACTGGCAACGGGCCTGGTGGTGGACGACGGTATTGTGGTAACGGAGAACATCTATAAAAAGATAGAAGCCGGTTTGCCCCGTATGCGTGCAGCGAAAGAAGGATCTGAAGAGATCTTCTTTGCGGTAATTGCCACTTCCATCACACTGGCCTTCGTATTCCTGCCGATCATTTTCTTACAGGGTTTTGTGGGAAGCCTGTTCCGGGAATTCGGGATCGTGGTGGCCGGTGCGGTATTGATCTCTGCTTTTGTATCCTTAACGCTTACCCCCGTGCTCAACGTTAAGCTGGCACACAAAACACATAAACACTCCTGGTTCTACGAAAAAACAGAACCATTCTTCCGCTGGATGGAAACCAGCTATCAGAAATCGCTGACCGCATTCATGAAAATAAAAGCGATGGCGGTAGTGATCATCCTTATCTGCTTAGGCATGATCTACTGGTTGTTCAACACACTGCAATCAGAACTGGCGCCGATGGAAGACAGGAACTCTTTCCGTTTGTCCGTTACCGCGCCGGAAGGAACTTCTTACGATGCTATGGATAAATATGTGAACAGCCTGGTGCAGTTCCTGCTGGATTCCATTCCTGAAAAACAGATCATCCTTTCTGTAACAGCACCCGGTTTCTCCGGTGCAGGTTCTGTGAATACGGCCTTTATATTTGTGACCTTGCCGGAACCAAAAGACAGGAGCCGCTCTCAGAAGCAGATCGTGGAAATGGTGAACCGGAACATGTACAGGTTCCCGCAGGGAAGAGTATTTGCGATAGAACAACAAACCATCCAGGTAGGCCGCCGTGGCGGTTTGCCGGTATCATTCGTATTGCAGAATGTGAACTTTGATAAACTGGCATCTGTGATCCCGCGCTTCATGGATGAGGCCAACAGCAACCCCACTTTCCAAAGTGTGGATGTGGACCTTAAGTTCAATAAACCGGAATTACGCATCCAGATCAACCGTCCCAAAGCCAGTGAGCTGGGCGTTTCTGTGGAAGACATTTCCTCTACATTACAACTGGCACTCAGTAACCGGCGCTTTGGATATTTTATCCGCAACGGTAAACAATACCAGGTAATGGGCCAGGTGTTCCGGGACGACAGGGATGATCCGGTGGATCTGCAAAGCATTTATGTGCGGAATTCCCGTGGCGAACCCATTCAGCTGGATAACCTGGTTACCATCAGCGAAGAAACCAGCCCGCCGATCATCTATCACTTTAACCGGATGAAATCCGCTACCATTTCAGCAGGCCTTGCGCCAGGTAAAACTATCGGTGATGGTATCGCCGCCATGAATAGCATTTATGATAAGCTGGAAAAAGAAAAACTGATCGATGAATCCTTTGCAACAGCGCTGAGCGGTTCTTCACGGGATTATGCGGAAAGTGGTTCCAACACTATGTTTGCATTGGTACTGGCACTCATATTGATCTATCTTGTACTGGCCGCACAGTTCGAAAGCTGGGTGGATCCATTCATCATCATGTTAACGGTGCCGCTGGCCTTTGCGGGTGCATTGCTCTCGCTGTGGCTATTCGGGCAAACCTGGAATATCTTCTCCCAGATCGGTGTAATTATGCTGATAGGGTTAGTAACCAAAAACGGTATCCTCATCGTGGAATTTGCCAACCATATGCGGGATAGTGGTAAGGAAAAAGCAGCGTCTGCCATAGAAGGTTCCGTGATGCGTTTACGGCCCATCCTTATGACCAGCCTTGCGATGGCCCTGGGTGCATTGCCTATTGCCATGAGCCTTGGTGCCGCTGCAACCAGCCGTATTCCACTGGGTATCGTGATTGTGGGTGGTATTATGTTCTCGCTGGTACTCACCTTATATGTGATCCCGGCGATGTACACCTTCCTGAGCCGCAGAAAAAAGAATGTTGAATATGAAGAAGCGTTGTTGCAGGAAAATCCGGAAGCGGCTGCTGCAACAGCACATGCATAA
- a CDS encoding TolC family protein: MKLIRIFLAGIFSLLLVTGAKAQQVLTLEQAIDLGLKNNFDIRLAKNDAAVAANDNAYANFAFAPRVNGTASKLWTNTGTKQEFGNGNKRDTSGIKNRQFQGAVNLNWTLFDGLKMFATRQRIQAIEILGEMGVKNQVENTIAAIINSYYNIAQQKQQLRALAEQMSISEERVKLSDAKFQTGLGPKTDWLQAKVDYNAQRAMWLRQQTTIEQSKASLNQLLAIADESTNYDVHDTIPVNLALSYGEIQENIHQTNPQLQMAKQNLEISRIALKEAKGDFFPVLSFNSAYNFNQSRANAAVNQFSPVFNQNKVFNYGFSATVPIFNGLNVHRQVKNAKLNIEYQQLALDNQQSQVNLFLRNAFKDYEYYKMSLTLEEESVDLARENVMVALERFRQGVSTTLELKEAQQSLELAAYRLIQARYNTKISETELMRLKGTLLK, encoded by the coding sequence ATGAAACTGATCAGAATATTTTTAGCCGGCATTTTTTCACTATTGCTTGTTACAGGCGCTAAAGCACAACAGGTGCTTACGCTGGAACAGGCCATAGACCTTGGCTTAAAGAACAACTTTGATATCCGCCTCGCTAAAAACGATGCTGCGGTTGCAGCCAACGATAATGCCTACGCCAACTTTGCGTTTGCACCCCGTGTGAATGGTACTGCATCTAAACTATGGACCAATACCGGTACCAAACAGGAGTTCGGGAATGGCAACAAACGGGATACCAGTGGTATCAAGAACCGGCAGTTCCAGGGAGCGGTGAACCTTAACTGGACCTTGTTTGACGGGCTTAAAATGTTTGCTACCCGCCAGCGTATCCAGGCGATTGAAATATTAGGTGAGATGGGGGTGAAGAACCAGGTAGAGAATACCATTGCTGCCATCATCAACAGCTATTATAACATTGCACAGCAGAAGCAACAGCTCCGTGCACTGGCAGAACAAATGAGCATCTCGGAAGAAAGGGTGAAATTGTCCGATGCAAAGTTCCAGACAGGGCTTGGGCCTAAAACAGACTGGTTGCAGGCAAAGGTGGATTACAATGCACAACGTGCTATGTGGCTCCGTCAGCAAACCACGATTGAGCAAAGTAAAGCTTCCCTCAACCAGTTACTGGCTATTGCAGATGAAAGTACTAATTACGATGTGCATGATACCATTCCGGTGAACCTCGCGCTGTCTTATGGTGAGATCCAGGAAAATATCCATCAGACCAATCCGCAGTTGCAGATGGCGAAACAGAACCTGGAGATCTCACGTATTGCTTTGAAGGAAGCTAAAGGAGATTTCTTCCCGGTGCTCTCTTTCAATTCTGCTTATAACTTTAACCAATCCAGGGCTAATGCTGCGGTGAACCAGTTCAGCCCTGTGTTTAATCAAAACAAGGTTTTTAACTACGGGTTTTCTGCCACGGTGCCCATCTTCAATGGACTGAACGTACACCGGCAGGTGAAGAATGCGAAACTGAATATTGAATACCAGCAGCTTGCTTTGGATAATCAGCAATCACAGGTAAACCTTTTCCTGAGAAATGCGTTTAAAGATTATGAGTATTATAAAATGTCGCTCACGCTGGAGGAAGAAAGTGTAGACCTTGCGAGGGAAAATGTGATGGTGGCGTTGGAGCGTTTCAGGCAGGGGGTATCTACTACACTGGAGTTAAAGGAAGCGCAGCAAAGTCTTGAACTGGCTGCTTATCGTTTGATCCAGGCGAGGTATAATACCAAGATCTCCGAAACAGAATTGATGCGTTTGAAAGGAACGCTCTTGAAATAA
- a CDS encoding carboxypeptidase-like regulatory domain-containing protein, giving the protein MKYFLFRYAVALLIFIVPALQEAAAQVRLTGMVTDGDTRVGLPSVSIWNKRARIGTVSNETGRYYIEALPGDTIEFSMLSYVRTSIIATGISSTQNVELKRQIFGLQGVNVRGRIYKRDSLAIRDEYEKYFGYKRPGALDVLKTLPSNPITALSYLIPSKARKRKEKFGEQLQYWEEEKHIDYRYNPELVARLTKLESPALDSFMLTHRPSYAFLLNASDYDLMLFIKQSYDRYLREQGLKPKDTSTQQ; this is encoded by the coding sequence ATGAAGTATTTTCTATTCAGATACGCTGTTGCACTCTTAATTTTTATAGTGCCCGCTTTACAGGAGGCGGCCGCGCAGGTGCGGTTAACCGGAATGGTTACGGATGGTGATACCCGTGTGGGGCTGCCTTCCGTGAGTATCTGGAATAAAAGGGCCAGGATAGGTACGGTGAGTAATGAAACCGGCCGTTATTATATTGAGGCCCTTCCGGGAGATACCATTGAGTTTTCCATGCTGAGTTATGTAAGGACCTCCATCATTGCAACCGGCATTTCCTCTACCCAGAATGTGGAACTAAAACGCCAGATCTTTGGATTGCAGGGGGTGAATGTGCGTGGCCGGATCTATAAAAGGGATTCCCTGGCCATCCGGGATGAGTATGAGAAATACTTCGGATATAAAAGACCCGGCGCCCTGGATGTTCTCAAAACACTACCTTCCAATCCTATCACCGCATTGAGTTACCTGATACCCAGCAAGGCCCGTAAACGGAAAGAGAAGTTCGGGGAGCAGCTGCAATACTGGGAAGAAGAGAAACATATCGACTACCGCTATAATCCTGAACTCGTAGCCAGGCTCACCAAATTGGAAAGCCCCGCGCTGGATTCCTTTATGCTTACGCACCGGCCCAGCTATGCATTCCTGCTCAATGCATCGGATTATGACCTGATGCTCTTCATCAAACAATCGTACGACAGGTATCTCCGGGAGCAGGGATTGAAACCAAAGGATACATCCACACAACAATAA
- the prs gene encoding ribose-phosphate diphosphokinase: protein MPKKILFATQRYQYLKARILAIAPADWEDGHIIIRDFPDGEHYHRITSNVSGKEVVLIGGTIDDKETLELFDIANGCIQTGATCLNLVIPYFGYSTMERAVQHGEIVKAKNRAILFSALPTTLNTRVIMIDLHVDGISYYFESNVRPVHLYGKLLVKEAALELAQGKPFVLASTDAGRAKWVESLANDLQVTAAFVFKRRVSGEETHITGISANVEGKLVIIYDDMIRTGGSLIQAARAYKDAGAREIAVITTHGIFAGNGFEKIRDSGLVQKVVCTDTHPNALQITDPLLRVQSVAPLILDYFLSIPQ from the coding sequence ATGCCGAAAAAGATCTTATTTGCCACGCAACGTTACCAATACCTGAAAGCGCGCATTTTAGCGATCGCCCCGGCAGATTGGGAAGATGGTCATATCATTATCCGGGATTTCCCGGACGGGGAGCATTACCATCGTATAACCAGCAACGTTAGCGGTAAAGAAGTGGTGCTCATCGGAGGTACCATTGATGATAAGGAAACCCTCGAACTCTTCGACATTGCCAACGGTTGTATCCAAACAGGCGCTACCTGCCTGAACCTTGTGATCCCTTATTTTGGCTATTCCACCATGGAACGTGCCGTACAGCATGGGGAAATTGTAAAGGCCAAGAACCGTGCTATCCTTTTTTCAGCTTTGCCCACCACCCTCAATACCCGGGTAATAATGATAGACCTCCATGTGGATGGGATCTCCTATTACTTCGAAAGCAATGTTCGCCCGGTACACCTGTATGGCAAACTGCTGGTGAAGGAAGCTGCCCTGGAACTTGCGCAAGGTAAGCCTTTTGTGCTGGCCAGCACAGACGCAGGCCGGGCAAAATGGGTAGAATCCCTCGCGAATGACCTCCAGGTGACCGCCGCTTTTGTTTTCAAACGCCGTGTTTCAGGTGAAGAAACCCATATTACCGGCATCAGTGCCAATGTTGAAGGCAAGCTGGTGATCATCTATGATGATATGATCCGTACCGGCGGATCCCTGATCCAGGCTGCCCGGGCTTATAAAGATGCCGGTGCCCGGGAAATTGCCGTGATCACTACCCACGGCATCTTTGCCGGCAATGGCTTTGAAAAGATCCGTGACAGTGGCCTCGTTCAAAAGGTGGTTTGCACAGATACCCACCCTAATGCCCTGCAAATAACAGACCCGCTTTTGCGTGTACAGTCCGTGGCCCCGCTGATCCTTGATTATTTTCTGAGCATTCCGCAATAA
- a CDS encoding GNAT family N-acetyltransferase — protein sequence MFDIRIIEYGSCDYQAMVSLRDKILRAPLGLTFSNEYLQQEISDVLIGAFEEEKLLACCILTPVNETTVQLRQMAVDDKLQGKGTGSKVLRFAEEEAKRNGFRELMMHARKEAAPFYRKNGYEIRGEEFEEVGIAHYEMFKRL from the coding sequence ATGTTTGATATACGCATTATTGAATACGGCAGCTGTGATTACCAGGCCATGGTATCACTGCGGGATAAGATACTCAGAGCTCCGCTAGGCCTCACTTTTTCTAATGAATACCTGCAACAGGAGATCTCCGATGTGCTGATAGGCGCCTTTGAAGAAGAAAAGCTGCTGGCCTGCTGCATCCTCACTCCTGTAAACGAAACAACGGTACAATTGCGCCAGATGGCCGTGGATGATAAGCTACAGGGTAAAGGCACTGGCAGTAAGGTGCTCCGGTTTGCGGAAGAAGAGGCAAAACGGAATGGGTTCCGGGAATTAATGATGCATGCGCGCAAAGAGGCAGCACCTTTTTATCGTAAGAACGGGTATGAAATAAGGGGAGAAGAATTTGAAGAAGTGGGCATTGCCCATTATGAAATGTTCAAACGGCTGTAA
- a CDS encoding YcxB family protein, translating into MATVTGYLFHVVNFNALLGISAMMVILGWAFWYLLPVSTYNKAATFKDSIRLRYNEEGMAISTGPGERSLSWKNFSQIVETNSFFFLYRDKRSFFLIPTSAFESEDAKDNFSRLMQTLFSDYSRLNIS; encoded by the coding sequence GTGGCCACAGTAACAGGATACCTGTTTCATGTGGTAAACTTTAATGCACTGCTGGGCATTTCTGCTATGATGGTGATCCTGGGATGGGCATTCTGGTATTTGTTACCCGTATCTACCTATAATAAAGCCGCTACTTTTAAGGACAGTATCCGTTTGCGTTATAACGAGGAGGGCATGGCCATTTCTACCGGCCCGGGGGAAAGGTCCTTGTCCTGGAAGAATTTCTCCCAGATCGTGGAAACAAATTCATTTTTTTTCCTGTACAGGGATAAGCGCAGTTTTTTCCTCATACCTACCAGTGCTTTTGAAAGCGAGGATGCCAAAGATAATTTCAGCCGCCTGATGCAAACCCTCTTTTCAGATTACAGCCGTTTGAACATTTCATAA
- a CDS encoding Dph6-related ATP pyrophosphatase, protein MNAYINWSGGKDASFALWQLQQQPDYHIRYLFTTLSEAFQRVSMHGVREVLLDEQARQTGIPLKKAYLPENASMEDYNRIMSTQLAELQAEGISHAVFGDIFLEDLRAYRETQLAQIGMEGVFPLWKKNSTQLVKDFITAGFKAIIVCVNAKYLPASFAGRIIDEAFLADLPAEVDPCGENGEFHSFVFDGPLFSTPVAFTVGETVERVYSPVRAGEGNCYKDDGENCFQKETIDWDTRFYFCDLLPA, encoded by the coding sequence ATGAATGCATATATTAATTGGAGTGGCGGCAAAGATGCTTCTTTCGCCCTCTGGCAATTGCAACAACAGCCTGATTACCACATCCGGTATCTCTTCACTACACTCAGTGAAGCCTTCCAACGTGTTTCCATGCATGGGGTAAGAGAAGTGCTGCTGGATGAACAAGCCCGCCAGACGGGTATTCCCTTAAAAAAGGCCTATTTGCCGGAAAATGCTTCCATGGAAGACTATAACCGGATAATGAGTACACAACTGGCTGAATTACAGGCAGAAGGAATCAGTCATGCTGTTTTCGGAGACATTTTCCTGGAGGACCTGCGTGCTTACCGGGAAACACAATTGGCGCAGATAGGTATGGAAGGGGTGTTCCCCCTTTGGAAAAAAAACAGTACCCAACTGGTAAAAGATTTCATTACGGCAGGCTTTAAAGCCATTATTGTTTGTGTGAATGCCAAATATCTCCCGGCATCTTTTGCAGGCCGGATCATTGACGAAGCCTTCCTCGCCGATCTCCCAGCAGAGGTTGATCCTTGCGGAGAGAACGGCGAGTTCCACAGTTTTGTGTTTGACGGCCCCCTCTTTTCTACACCTGTGGCTTTTACAGTAGGTGAAACGGTAGAAAGAGTGTACTCCCCTGTTCGTGCCGGGGAAGGTAATTGCTATAAAGATGATGGTGAAAACTGTTTTCAAAAAGAAACGATTGATTGGGACACCCGTTTCTATTTCTGCGATCTGCTGCCTGCCTGA